In Papaver somniferum cultivar HN1 unplaced genomic scaffold, ASM357369v1 unplaced-scaffold_117, whole genome shotgun sequence, the DNA window TTTGTTTTAGATTGAACTACAATGCGTACAATTATATGGTATTTGATATGATGCAGATAAGAGTCATGCgtagaagaaaataaatgatagtacttatcgatttcatttttcttcctcCAATATGTTGACCTTAAAAGAAAATATACTCGTAAGGAATATTAAATATTTTCTAATTTTTCTGGCTATTGGTCTTATGTTTTGTGGAATCTTATTATTCGTTATAGAAAGTGCGGTTAGCATTGCTTGCAGGAATGCATTTGTGGTTTTAGAAAAGAGTTCGTCGGTGCGCACCAAAGGACAAAATTCTAATCATTGGGTATCACAATATTATTACTCTACCAAAGAAAAACCGTTAATTCCCCTATGTACGGTAAAAAAAGGTATCACCGTTGTAGTATTTGAAAGCTTCAGAACTTAACCAAAAAGAATTTTACTGTTTCAGTAGATATTTTGGATGAGGCCTTGACAGTTGGGTTGGATACACCACTAAGTTCAGCGCCTCTTTGGAGCTAGTGCTATTTCAACAATTTTTTTCATTAATGCCGATCTTACAACCAAGAGACACATTTTTCGTTAGACATGATCTCCATACAACTAAGAGATTGCGCCAACAATTTTATTGATCTTTTTTTATGGTATCTATGTACAAATTATTTTATGGTATTTGTACAAATTATTTTATGGTCTGTTACCTGGGTATTTTATGGTATTTGgacaaattatttttttgttttgttttggttgGGATTCTTATTTTATGGTCTATTACCTGGGTATTTGTACATAGATAGCTGTGTATTgccagagaaagaagctagatggAAAAATAGGTTGATGATTCTTAGGCTGCATCAATtgaaaaatctcaggaagacctCAACAATTCCAAGGTTGGTATCTCTATTTaaatgttatattttgtttatgaaTCATCTATAGGTATGATTCATGTTGCTGATAGAGTCACAGACTAGACTATGATCATGTAGTTTTATTTCAAGTTTCTTAGTGATCGAGTAAATGTTTTCGATGGATTGGTGAATATTTACTCTATAGGTAATAATTCAAGTTTCTTATCTTAAGCCTAAGATCACATCTGTAATAGAGCTTGGGTAACAAATACCCGCAAGAACCTTTGATCAACATGCCACCATGGTTGTCATGGCCAGATGGAGGCTTCCTCTATCTTTTGCTGTCTTAGCTCAACACGAAGAGTGCATGGCTTTAAGTCATGAggttgtgggttcgactcccatAGACAGCGATTGCCTTAATGCTTTGTGtattcatattatttttaatGATTGTTATAAGCAAAACTATTTGTAGTTGCTTTTGTTTCAGACTGAGCAGGTGCAAATACTTTTGGATACTGAATTTCTTTTGTTGCAAGGATGTGTTCTTTGTCAAATTCCAATTTTTCTCTGTAATAAGCATTTGGAACTGATAATTACATGTATTTGTTTCATTTGTTTAGTTGGCGGCTATTTAAATAAGGTAAGCAGAGGGCATGCTAAGAAATCAGATTTTCGGTtgacatttctttttcttttgtaagtGTGCAATATTTGCATCTTctgctgatttttcttttctttgtcaaTTATTTCCCTGATGTATGTAGTTCCCtttgttgatttttcttttctttgttaatTAATAACATCTTAAATCTTCAGCTGACTAGATTAGCTCATCTAATTATTTGAGGCATGTGATTCATCAGGTGTTGCTAACGGGTCGAAATGGttgcaaatattttattaagAAGATAAATAACGTTGGGCATTAGTAGTTTCAAGATGGGTTAATACGGTTCTAGGTCCGTTAATTAGGACTGATTAAGATTGATGGCGTGCACATAATGATATagaaggaaaccctaatttgtgtatTTATCAGCTCGTTGCATTCACAGTCTACGTCCACCCAAGTTTCTCTAGCTACTTTCAAAGTTCTATCCAGAAATAGAAAAGAATTGCATACCCTTGAGTTGAAATATCGGCACTCTTATACCTAATTGGTTCTTGGAAGGGGCCGTATCTTGGTAATGCAAATAGAACCATAAAAAAAATGTAAAGGGAATTCCCGTTGCCaacctattttatttaatttggaaaATTATCATGCCGATAAAGGTTATAGAGATATGATTTAACATGCACCTCAGCATATACCAGGGACCATTTCTACTGTTTTTCAATTCCACTACCAGCAGGTCAATCAATGATCAATCACTCCATCTCCTAAGATGAAATGTTCTAAACTGAGGCAGATTTTAAATGCAAAGGTGGATTTCATATCGGAGGCCGATTATGTGGAAACTTAGCAAGCAATGTACACGGATTTTAAGTCACCATGCATATCTTGGGTTACCATGATAATATTAGATCACATGGAAGATTTACTATTGGACATACACTTAAGAAGTCATACAACTTTGTACTGATGTTATGTAGTATCTCTACACAGCTTTTATTGCAAAATCGTGGTGGATACATTCATGCGTACATATAGAGATGTTTAACCCTGTCTGAGTATCCGAGAAGGCAACTCTATGGAAATCAAATGCAGCAAGTTGATAAAAGCATTTGGAATAGGGAGATCTCCTTTGGCGTTCTCAAAAATTACAGACCATTTCACCAAACAGGATCCCTGACCAGTCGGAGTAACTGAGACCAGTTTGATCTGAAAGCTTCTGTAAAGATTCATCACGTCTCCTCCCTCCAAAAAGTTCCAAGTAATGGATCTATTTTCACTGTTCACAGCTATCATCTCGGACTTCTCTGTGATGAAACGACCACCTGTTCATGAAAAACCAAGTTACAGGCATATAATTTTTGAAACGAaaacaattaaaacaaaaatatgtatGTGTTATAGCTTCTTAAATACCGAGTTCCAGTTTCCAGAGCCAGGCACTGCCAACACTAGGTCCATCTCCTTTGATAACCTGAATGCTCTTATAAGTTTCCGGAAAGTGATTCGCGAGTTGGGTTATTTTGTTCTTGAAAAATCCATAAAACATATCGGCGGAGCACTTGATTTCAGCTTCAAACCCCATTGCGTCAGCCATGGCCGCTTCAGTGATGATTTGAAATAATTATCGGAATCCAGCAAGTGATATGCTCACAATCACATGtggttatattatatatatagaaGATTGACCTGCGTACACATATACTTAAGTAATATCAACTGGAAACAGGAAACCTAACTTGGGTTAATTTATCAATTGGTTGCGTGTACACTCAACATACACTtagctaagaaaaataaaaataaaaaacaagaatATACTTAAGTGGAAATGTGGGAAGTCCTATACCTCATTGGTTCTTGCAAAGGACcggatattgaaaaaaaaaaatgtaaaacaattCCCCACTGCTAAACTATTTAAAGCTGGCCTCTCTTAAATATAGTTCATTGTTTTAAATAACTAGTTTATCACCCGTACGATGCACGGGTTTATTTCTTTGTGAAATTTTGTGCTGATGTTTAAAACTAATTTCTaccaaaacctaaaaattataaaaacaaaaatggtAAAAAGCAATAAGCTAATATTTAAGTTGGTGcccaagaaaataaaacaaaaaaaaggataaaacaaatatgaattttgtgggagacaatgcattgaaaatgaaattctttgagcATTCTTTGACATCTTATTTTTCTTGGCTAACACTTTTCCACCTCTTCGCTGTCCCTATTAGGAATGGTCGCTATCTTGGACACAAATATTCTTCATTTTCTCTTTGTCTTGGTTCCCATGTTGaaaccaaaaaaacaacaaatagaaaaaaaaatatttattatccTCAAATCATTAAATATTGCTAAAAAATCTTCTAGGTTGTTCTCCTTCACAATATTATGTAAATGTATCATTGTACTTCTTGAAAAATATCGGTACGAAGGTAGTAATTATTAGGATATCTAATTCCCGATACCTTTTTCCAGAGCTTTTCGATGCTCCATTACATGAACTGTTTTCTACTTACATGATTTAATTGTCCTAAgcagtttaacaaggaaaaaacatcgccccggctacgatgtggtcaaGCCAAATCCATTTTGTATGCGGCCCCTCTTCATTTTCTGACACCTATTTAACTAAAAAACTTGCCCCCTCTAAATCCCCTTAATTGTTTCACTTTTTaagaaaaagtaggaagttatAGAATGAAAAAAGAACAGCAGTTAGGTAATAAAACTGTTTTCCAAAAAATTTCTTACTTTATGCGACGTGTCATCATTTAAAGAGGGAccacatacttgaagtatgtggcccgaccacatcgtagccacaCCGAAAAAACATACCATTTTCCTCGAGTAGTTTAAGAAGATAAAAATGTAATTCTTTCAGCTCCATTACGTGTTTTCTTTCGAAACGCGCACCATCATATTTTAAAACCTCTGATTTGTGGTTTTTATAAAGAAGATAATTAGGGTTggacatatatatttttgttgactaCTGAGAATTGTTTCTATATGTTGTTTGGATTTTAAAGATATTTGGTCTCGATTATTTAGAAAATGTACATTTATGCACATTTGGTAAGAGTGATAGGTCTCAGCGAGATCAATGCATTTACAGAGTGCCAGGGTAAAGACTGAATTGCACCATGAGAATTGTGAGTATTCATCAACTTAATTAAGGTTAAGAAAATGGTCTTAATTTGTTAAATAACTTGTTAAGCAACAATTGATGTGAAAGGTGATTGTTCTGTAAGGATTTTTCAAAAGGTATCATTGCTAGCTAACTCCACAAAACATCCATATGATCTGCAAAATCGCTCCATAATATGACAGGAAAAACTACTCCATAATGCTGGAAGTTGGAACTAATGAATTCGTGACTTAGAAAAAATCTATCAAAACAATACATGCATACTTGTAGTTCCTAAAATATCAAACAAAGTTATTCTTAAGAAAAAACAACCTAAAATTCAGCAAAAAAATAATAGAGAAACTCTAAATAATTAGTCCAAAAGGAAACAAATTTAAAACTAAATCATAATAGATTTGTATTCACCAATCACATGTTGTAGGCCACTGATTGGTGAACAATACGGTATAATATAATCCGGTATTATCAGATATGTATTGACACACATCCCGTGAATTATTCTTCTTGATGAAGATAATTTTCAAATTTGTTGGTCCATCCGATGTATTTGAAATGCCAATGTATGTTAGATTTTCATTTTCACCAAAAATTCTACTCTCAAGTATAATCAGGCGTTGTGTAAACCTTGTGTCGTTCCCAGTTCTCATCCAtttgaataaataaaatgtacctttTGAGTCACGACTATGAACTCTCCAAGAATTCATCAATTTTGGTTAAGTTTATGAGCCACTTTTTGAGTGTGATAGTGAAGCTCGGTACATGTCGAAAAAATTTGTTTGAAATGCCATGTGACATGGAAAATAAGTTTTCCTCATATGGTAAATATGGAAAATTTtgattaaaaatataaatttaatTATGTTCGGTGGGACCATaatgaataaaaaatatatttatgttCGTGTGGCGGGGTATTTATAAAAATTTTAGTATTATAATATATTTAGTGGGACCCTTTAaatataaaagtatattagaATAATTAAAAAGTATGAGAGAAAGAGAAATTATATATCATATATAAAATTATTCGGAGATGGAAAGACCACTGAGCGATAGAGTCTCTATCGCCCGACTCCATAGCATATGTTTGTATATATGTTATATTTGACATAGAAGCATATCTGTTTGGCAATTTGGCATACCCATAATGAGTGCATATATAAAACAACTATAATGATTCTACATGCATAGGAATAAGCCTAGTGATTATATCAAAATTTGTTTAGAGGATAAGAAGCTTGCATTCTACTACCATAGTTATCTTTTATGTATTCTCCAAAACATCTAGCTACACAATATATGTGCCATATCTAGCAGTAACCACACTATAGTCTAATATTGCTCCTTCGCATGTATGAGAGCCTCAAACAATCGTACACACCATAAATTATTATAATATTTGTTTTAGATTGAACTACAATGCGTACAATTATATGGTATTTGATATGATGCAGATAAGAGTCATGCgtagaagaaaataaatgatagtacttatcgatttcatttttcttcctcCAATATGTTGACCTTAAAAGAAAATATACTCGTAAGGAATATTAAAGATTTTCTAATTTTTCTGGCTATTGGTCTTATGTTTTGTGGAATCTCATTATTCGTTATAGAAAGTGCGGTTAGCATTGCTTGCAGGAATGTATTTGTGGTTTTAGAAAAGAGTTCGTCGGTGCGCACCAAAGGACAAAATTCTAATCATTGGGTATCACAATATTATTACTCTACCAAAGGAAAACCGTTAATTCCCCTATGTACGGTAAAAAAAGGTATCACCGTTATAGTATTTGAAAGCTTCAGAACTTAACCAAAAAGAATTTTACTGTTTCAGTAGATATTTTGGATGAGGCATTGACAGTTGGGTTGGATACACCACTAAGTTCAGCGCCTCTTTGGAGCTAGTGCTATTTCAACAATTTTTTTCATTAATGCCGATCTTACAACCAAGAGACACATTTTTCGTTAGACATGATCTCCATACAACTAAGAGATTGCGCCAACAATTTTattgatcttttttttcttcgaaaAACTCGCGTGGAGATTTCATTAATAAAAGGAAAAGCAAACATAATGAGGGGTACAGGCCAAACCTCACGAGAAGgaggaaaacaaaaaaagaaagcatGCTAGAAATTATTTGAACCGATAAAAAGACAAACTCGATCTTTCACCACCCAAATTATTGAGACCGTGTAGTATCACAACAATTTTATTGATCCATACTATCAATCCTTGCAAATATCTCTTTTGTTACCTTAATAATCATAAAATCCGTGCAAAGATCTCTTTTGttaccaacaacaaaaaaaatactaaaaacgaaaaataaaaacaaaagaataattaTTGAATATGATATGTGTTGAGATTAAACAAACCTTAATAATCGTAAAATTGTTGATTAGTCGACCAGCAACGAAAAACAtactaaaaatgaaaaaaaaaaaagaacaattatTGAACATGATCTGTGTTGATTAAACAAACCTTAATTTTTTGATCTAGCAATAAGCATGAAGCAGCGACATTATGAATATACATTAATAAGCTTTTATACATCCTTTAGACGTACTAATCAAAAaataattactccctccgtttccaaaagacagtccgctttgagtttgtcaaaatattaaggagaccgtaGTAGTTTACATGCATACCCTTGGttacttgcctaatttatttggaaaaaaatgttagtaataaaaactatcaaaaattgttatgggattgcaaatagaaaataaaaaaagaaagctaaaaggaatgaaggatatatttgtttccttaattaaaCAAAtctcattaatattttagattgggaccattaaaaaagaatttatgaatataaaactttaagagtatattagagagtttattacaaaaatataactataaacagaagctggacacaattttgaaacagaccaaaatggaatagaggacggtctttcagaaacagagggagtattgtTTTTCATTTACAAAAATATTCGCGGAATGATTTATACCTTTAAATTCTTTGACTTATGCACCGCTCCAACGTACATTTATAACAGGTGCACGATCGAGAATACattcaaaacagaaaacaaaagtcAATCAGATTAAAAACAATCTATTGTATGCATCCTTTAGACATTCCAATCAAAAGATAGTTATTGTTtttaatttagaaaaatatttgcCGAATAATTTATACCTTTAAATTCTTTGACTTATGCGCCGCTTCAACGTACATTTATAACAGGTGCCCGATCTAGGATACattcaaaatagaaaacaaaaatggATCAGATTAAAAACAATCTAAATAGCAAGAAAGGgaacaaaataatcataaaaaagaGAAGCAACGTGGAAAccataaaattttgattttgcaCGAATGCTTTACATAGAGTTACCAAACCCACAAAAATGCCATAAGAAATCAACTTTGCTttgtaaataatatatatattaatacatatataaatattTGTTTACATATTCGTACAATTATATGCAGATACTTgctttaaaaataatataaatctgTCATATTTATATATTTCTTGATCTGTATATTAAATTTCCATAAcaaaatttgggaaaaatattattttttcacACATAATATATTTAGCATATTTACCTATAAgataaataaattattaatattatttttggaCAACTATACTTTTTTTTGAGATATTTTTCCTATAAATTATTGAGTATCTTCTACACGTTAAATAAAGtaatattaagaaaaataatgttgAAACCAATATTCATTTTGCTCGATTATACTTTCTTATCGAGGTTTTTTGGTTTctcatttttagttttgtttaaatCATGTTATGATATTTCCATGTTTTTTATTGACGGTTTTATTTTGAACTATTGAACAGGATTAACAATCGCTTTTTTCAGAACGGGTAGCACGTTTTGATCCGGTAAGCATTCACAACTCTATGTATATTGATTTATAAACTTTGATCAAAGTTCATATTTTTTTCGAATTGTAAATGTAATCTCAGTTAGAGTTAGTTTTAATATTAACTAATAGCTTGGAATTGTAATTAAGATTAGTTTAATTATCAAAAATTGTAatcggacattggacatttttcttatgattttgtaattgatttaattttgtgatgaaatcgtgattaacaatttttttattagatgttaatttattttaattttgttggtacaatctttttttatttattttgtttgtgaATTTAATTGTTAGGATTAAATGTATTGGATtttttaaacatttttggaaatgtATAGATTTTATTATATTTAGTTAACCGTTTGTTTGTTGTGATCGGTCGAGAATATATTGTGaactaaaaatattataaaattaccaaaaaaagatattatggtggAGTCAGAATCAACCAGAAACTCCGGTTAACCAcaacgctcgaaaaaactctatttttatatagagaatttagCATTGGGTATGGTTGAAGTTGTATCCCAACATTTGGGTATACAAAGCATGAATTAGATAGCTAGTGTAAATACGACACCTCGTCCTTTTGGTTAATTGAAaaatgtaaaacaattaaccataaCCCATCTTAACTATAACCGGCACAAAAttatcaaattaaacgagaaccCAAATCATAACCCAAATATTTTTAACGAGTTCCCACCGATTCATAACTATTTAGTTGAGTTAACTCTAAATTGAAACTGATTTCAATATT includes these proteins:
- the LOC113329449 gene encoding major latex protein 146-like — translated: MADAMGFEAEIKCSADMFYGFFKNKITQLANHFPETYKSIQVIKGDGPSVGSAWLWKLELGGRFITEKSEMIAVNSENRSITWNFLEGGDVMNLYRSFQIKLVSVTPTGQGSCLVKWSVIFENAKGDLPIPNAFINLLHLISIELPSRILRQG